One segment of Saccharospirillaceae bacterium DNA contains the following:
- the erpA gene encoding iron-sulfur cluster insertion protein ErpA, producing the protein MSAVQQATPFELSAAAEGKIRELLLEEADDELCLRVFVTGGGCSGFQYGFTFDDERADDDFAVEYDGVRVLVDSLSYGYLVGSVLDYKEGLEGSRFTVDNPGATSTCGCGSSFSI; encoded by the coding sequence ATGAGTGCCGTACAACAAGCCACACCCTTCGAGTTAAGTGCAGCTGCTGAAGGTAAAATCCGTGAGTTACTGCTGGAAGAGGCTGATGACGAGTTATGTCTGAGAGTATTCGTTACCGGTGGCGGTTGTTCAGGGTTCCAGTATGGTTTTACCTTTGATGATGAACGCGCAGACGATGACTTTGCCGTGGAATATGATGGTGTGCGGGTATTAGTTGATTCGCTCAGCTACGGATATCTGGTAGGCTCAGTGCTTGACTATAAGGAAGGCCTCGAAGGATCGCGCTTTACCGTGGATAATCCGGGTGCAACATCG